One Bradyrhizobium manausense DNA segment encodes these proteins:
- a CDS encoding CaiB/BaiF CoA transferase family protein codes for MGGVLEGVRVLDFGRYIAGPYCATLLAEFGAEVIRVEKRDGSEDRFVAPVGEGGEGALFLQVNRNKKCITLDPMTAEGQEVMRKLVATADVVVANLPPQTLRAMKLDYDSLKAIKSDIILTTATAFGGPGPWSDRVGFDGVGQVMSGSVYMTGAGNPPYRAAVNWVDFGTALHCAFGTLAALIERGKSGRGQIVEGALLATALSFTNATLIEQAVINVNRVPTGNLGQTAAPADIYRTRDGWVLCQVTGHPLFKRWAKLMGEEDHWLNDPRFADDISRGNNGPVISERMARWCAERTTQEAVDTLGKAMIPTGPVLSPQQALDHPHIRAAGFLQDVDYPGLPKQAPVARAAIRLSETPGEIAARPPTLGEHTDSVLAELGYDKAAIAALRQSGII; via the coding sequence ATGGGGGGAGTTCTGGAAGGCGTGCGCGTGCTCGATTTCGGGCGCTATATCGCCGGGCCGTATTGCGCGACATTGCTGGCCGAGTTCGGTGCCGAGGTCATTAGGGTCGAAAAGCGCGACGGCAGCGAGGATCGCTTCGTGGCACCGGTCGGCGAAGGCGGCGAGGGCGCCCTGTTCCTCCAGGTCAACCGTAACAAGAAGTGCATCACGCTAGATCCGATGACGGCGGAGGGGCAGGAGGTGATGCGCAAGCTGGTGGCGACCGCCGACGTGGTCGTCGCCAATCTGCCACCGCAGACATTGCGCGCGATGAAGCTCGACTACGACTCGCTCAAGGCGATCAAATCGGACATCATCCTGACGACGGCCACCGCGTTCGGCGGGCCGGGCCCCTGGTCCGACCGCGTCGGCTTTGACGGCGTCGGGCAGGTCATGTCGGGTTCGGTCTACATGACCGGCGCCGGCAATCCGCCTTATCGCGCGGCGGTGAACTGGGTCGATTTCGGCACGGCTTTGCACTGCGCGTTCGGCACCCTCGCAGCGCTGATCGAGCGCGGCAAATCCGGGCGCGGGCAGATCGTCGAGGGCGCATTGCTGGCGACCGCCTTGTCTTTCACCAACGCGACACTGATCGAGCAGGCGGTCATCAATGTGAACCGCGTTCCGACCGGCAATCTCGGTCAGACGGCGGCGCCGGCGGATATCTATCGCACCAGGGATGGCTGGGTGTTGTGCCAGGTCACTGGCCATCCGCTGTTCAAGCGCTGGGCGAAGCTGATGGGCGAAGAAGACCACTGGCTGAACGATCCGCGCTTTGCCGACGACATCAGCCGCGGCAACAACGGTCCTGTTATCAGCGAGCGCATGGCGCGCTGGTGCGCCGAGCGCACCACGCAGGAGGCCGTCGATACCCTCGGCAAGGCGATGATCCCCACCGGGCCTGTGCTGAGCCCGCAGCAAGCGCTGGATCATCCGCACATTCGCGCCGCCGGCTTTCTCCAGGACGTCGACTATCCCGGCCTGCCGAAACAGGCACCGGTCGCCCGCGCCGCCATCCGGCTGTCGGAAACGCCGGGTGAGATCGCCGCGCGTCCGCCGACGCTCGGAGAACATACTGATTCTGTGTTGGCGGAACTCGGCTACGACAAGGCTGCGATTGCAGCGCTACGCCAGAGCGGCATCATTTAA
- a CDS encoding amino acid ABC transporter ATP-binding protein: MQAAPATSAAVVRVTSLVKEFGPLRVLDGVSLDVARGETVAIVGRSGSGKSTLLRCIAGLEKTQGGKIEVCGYEVGRPGKAARAQLRHDVGMVFQGYNLFPHLTVERNITLALTLVKKEQRDAAQRRASEVLRLVGLSDKVSSYPEQLSGGQQQRVAIARSLALSPQVMLFDEVTSALDPELTAEVLAVMEDLAKRGMTMITVTHEMGFARKVANQVVFMHRGKIWESGPTSELFARPQTAEFKQFISSEL, from the coding sequence ATGCAGGCCGCGCCAGCCACTAGCGCCGCCGTCGTGCGGGTCACGAGCTTGGTCAAGGAGTTTGGACCGCTGCGCGTTCTCGACGGGGTGAGCCTTGACGTGGCGCGCGGCGAGACCGTGGCCATCGTCGGCCGGAGCGGATCCGGCAAGAGCACACTGCTGCGCTGCATCGCCGGGCTCGAGAAGACCCAGGGCGGCAAGATCGAGGTTTGCGGTTACGAAGTCGGCAGACCCGGCAAGGCCGCGCGCGCGCAGTTGCGCCATGACGTCGGCATGGTCTTTCAGGGCTACAACCTGTTTCCGCATCTCACGGTCGAGCGGAACATCACCTTGGCGCTGACACTGGTGAAGAAGGAGCAGAGGGACGCAGCGCAGCGGAGGGCGTCCGAGGTGCTGCGCCTCGTCGGGCTGAGCGACAAGGTCAGTTCCTATCCAGAGCAGTTGTCCGGCGGACAGCAGCAGAGGGTCGCGATCGCCCGTTCCCTCGCTCTGTCTCCCCAGGTCATGCTCTTCGACGAGGTGACTTCGGCGCTTGATCCGGAACTGACCGCAGAAGTGCTCGCCGTAATGGAAGATCTTGCAAAACGCGGCATGACGATGATCACCGTGACACATGAGATGGGTTTCGCGCGCAAGGTCGCGAACCAGGTCGTTTTCATGCACCGGGGAAAGATCTGGGAAAGCGGTCCGACTTCGGAACTATTCGCTCGGCCGCAGACGGCCGAATTCAAGCAGTTCATTTCGAGCGAGCTTTAG
- a CDS encoding NHLP bacteriocin export ABC transporter permease/ATPase subunit, with product MTDSIDHIVSAAGLVAAVESPGEIALDGRRPILLDHHGQVLEIVAGHADVFAIDVTDGKSGSRHHLFRIARGDVIPDLPGYPASSPDGLRFIAVGAQDTRVSVVARTDLASEQALRWIERLARFIAGPAPQWHLAELSEGEVVLAAGEPRRGPMRGLLWLNVERGALSLIGRGAAYDAGSPPLPLTSGLWVEAGAGGCAVGAAGDAPAGDLIWPAIDRFHQNFVACVRDMLDRDAQNENARLASRSGLAATQAVEAFDRLSGIIVRRFDHEAVDASWSDRLAGVCQIVGNAMRAPIAISSRGDGSAQDLSGLSQIAQTARLRLREVLLRQDWWRLDAGPMVGWHGEGRDPVALVYEPRRGYIMVDPLTKARRPVDRAIAAQIAPEAATFYPPLPSRALKFRDLLQFSLRHIRGSGLRIALSVAMIGLLSLVTPFITNLLISSIIPRSELDQLAFCALALILAGLSVAGVQLMQGFVMLRMEATIDWRLQSAMIDRLLRLPTAIFREYTAGELVDRAMGIDAARRALTGHALRGVIAGLFCVFSLGLMLYYSPKLALLAIALTLVRAAVIIGTNLVRLNFESKHFNQQGKVSGFVLQLLTGVGKLRVSAATSRALAIWSKQFATQKQYFVSSQMAGNGLGAFETAFPTIATLIIYAYATYSSSGLLTDIGTFFAFFSAFGQSMGSVGSWAAGVSEALIAIPPLLRLRPLIASPTEIPDDRKPPGELSGSVELARVSFRYLQNGPLVLDNISLKITPGEYVAVVGPSGSGKSSLFRLLLGFERPEFGAVFYDGKSIETLDASALRRQLGVVLQNARLANGNLYENICGGIRLPLDQAWEAARLAGIADDIKAMPMGMLTQVSEGVSTLSGGQRQRIMIARAIARRPRILLFDEATSSLDNQSQAIVSDALENLNVTRIVIAHRLSTVQRADRIIVLVDGKIVETGTFAELNAASGMFASFARRQML from the coding sequence ATGACCGATAGCATCGACCATATCGTCTCAGCTGCGGGCCTCGTCGCAGCGGTGGAATCGCCGGGCGAGATCGCGCTCGATGGCCGCCGGCCGATTCTGCTCGATCACCACGGCCAGGTGCTTGAAATCGTTGCCGGTCACGCGGACGTCTTTGCCATCGATGTCACAGACGGCAAATCCGGCAGCCGGCATCATCTGTTCCGAATCGCGCGGGGGGATGTCATTCCCGATCTCCCGGGTTATCCTGCGTCATCTCCGGACGGGCTGCGCTTCATTGCGGTCGGCGCGCAGGACACGCGCGTGTCCGTCGTGGCCAGGACCGATCTGGCGTCCGAACAGGCCCTGCGTTGGATTGAGCGGCTTGCGCGCTTCATCGCAGGACCGGCGCCGCAGTGGCACCTGGCTGAGTTGTCGGAGGGCGAGGTGGTGCTGGCCGCAGGCGAGCCGCGTCGCGGTCCGATGCGCGGCCTGCTCTGGCTCAATGTCGAGCGCGGTGCGCTGAGCCTGATCGGGCGAGGCGCGGCTTACGACGCTGGAAGTCCGCCGCTGCCGTTGACGTCAGGCTTATGGGTCGAGGCGGGCGCAGGTGGATGTGCCGTCGGCGCTGCCGGCGACGCCCCGGCGGGCGATCTGATCTGGCCGGCGATCGATCGGTTTCATCAAAACTTCGTCGCATGCGTTCGGGACATGCTTGACCGCGACGCGCAGAATGAGAACGCGCGGCTGGCGAGCCGGAGCGGGCTCGCCGCGACGCAAGCGGTGGAGGCTTTTGACCGCCTCTCCGGCATCATCGTGCGGCGCTTCGATCACGAAGCCGTCGATGCGTCCTGGTCCGACAGGCTGGCCGGCGTCTGCCAGATCGTCGGCAACGCGATGCGCGCGCCGATCGCGATCAGCAGTCGCGGCGACGGCAGCGCGCAGGATCTTTCCGGCCTTTCCCAGATCGCGCAGACCGCACGTCTGCGGCTGCGCGAGGTCCTGCTTCGGCAGGACTGGTGGCGACTGGATGCTGGCCCGATGGTCGGCTGGCATGGCGAGGGACGTGATCCAGTCGCACTCGTCTACGAGCCGCGCCGCGGATACATCATGGTCGACCCGCTCACGAAGGCGCGCCGGCCGGTTGACCGGGCCATCGCGGCGCAGATCGCCCCGGAAGCGGCCACGTTCTATCCGCCGCTGCCGTCGCGCGCCCTGAAATTCAGGGACCTCCTGCAATTCTCCCTCCGCCATATCCGCGGTTCCGGGCTGCGCATCGCGCTGTCGGTCGCGATGATCGGGCTGTTGTCGCTGGTGACGCCGTTCATCACCAATCTGCTGATCAGCTCGATCATCCCGCGCTCGGAGCTGGACCAGCTCGCCTTCTGTGCGCTTGCGCTGATTCTGGCGGGGCTGTCGGTGGCCGGCGTCCAGCTCATGCAGGGCTTCGTCATGCTGCGGATGGAGGCGACGATCGACTGGCGGTTGCAGTCGGCGATGATCGATCGCCTGCTCCGCTTGCCGACCGCCATCTTCCGCGAGTACACCGCCGGCGAACTGGTCGACCGCGCCATGGGCATCGATGCCGCACGGCGGGCCCTGACCGGCCACGCGCTGCGCGGCGTGATCGCCGGCCTGTTCTGTGTCTTTAGCCTCGGCCTGATGCTCTACTACAGTCCCAAGCTGGCGCTGCTCGCCATTGCGCTGACATTGGTTCGGGCCGCGGTCATCATCGGCACCAATCTTGTGCGGTTGAATTTCGAGAGCAAGCACTTCAACCAGCAGGGCAAGGTCAGCGGCTTCGTCCTCCAGCTCCTCACCGGCGTCGGCAAATTGCGCGTCTCCGCGGCGACGTCGCGTGCGCTCGCCATCTGGTCGAAGCAGTTCGCGACGCAGAAGCAGTACTTCGTGTCGTCGCAGATGGCGGGCAACGGCCTTGGTGCGTTCGAGACGGCGTTTCCTACCATCGCGACGCTGATCATCTACGCTTACGCAACCTATTCGAGCAGCGGCTTGCTCACTGACATCGGCACGTTCTTCGCGTTCTTTTCCGCCTTTGGCCAATCCATGGGCTCGGTCGGCTCCTGGGCGGCCGGCGTGAGCGAGGCGCTCATCGCTATCCCGCCGCTGCTTCGGCTGCGGCCGCTGATCGCGAGCCCGACGGAAATTCCTGATGACCGGAAGCCGCCAGGGGAACTGTCCGGATCGGTCGAGCTCGCGCGCGTGTCGTTCCGGTATCTCCAGAACGGCCCGCTGGTGCTCGACAACATCTCCCTGAAGATCACGCCTGGCGAATATGTCGCGGTGGTAGGTCCGTCCGGAAGCGGGAAATCGTCCTTGTTCCGGCTGCTGCTGGGGTTCGAACGCCCGGAATTCGGCGCGGTGTTCTACGACGGCAAGTCGATCGAGACGCTGGATGCGAGCGCACTGCGCCGCCAGCTCGGCGTTGTCTTGCAGAACGCCAGGCTCGCCAACGGAAACCTCTACGAGAATATCTGCGGCGGCATCCGGTTGCCGCTCGACCAGGCCTGGGAGGCCGCACGTCTCGCGGGCATCGCAGACGACATCAAGGCGATGCCGATGGGCATGCTCACCCAGGTGTCCGAGGGTGTCAGCACGCTTTCCGGCGGGCAGCGCCAGCGCATCATGATTGCGCGGGCGATCGCGCGGCGCCCGCGCATCCTCTTGTTCGACGAGGCGACGAGCTCGCTGGACAATCAATCACAGGCCATCGTCAGCGACGCACTGGAGAATCTGAACGTCACCCGTATCGTGATCGCGCACCGGCTGAGCACCGTGCAGCGTGCCGACCGGATCATCGTGCTGGTCGACGGCAAGATCGTCGAAACAGGGACGTTCGCCGAGCTGAACGCCGCCTCCGGCATGTTCGCCTCGTTCGCGCGGCGCCAGATGCTCTGA
- a CDS encoding DUF2865 domain-containing protein: MLAASIIVGPVVLTPEMSSAEGLLDFFFGGGRKQQQAPSLGNDNNAQSPTPRPVVGSAGPAFCVRSCDGKYFPLMRGAASPTQMCQAFCPTSPTKVFFGASIDSAYAATGERYADSENAFAYRKALRADCTCNGHSPGGLAPIDLALDGSLRRGDAVATTDGLVAYSGIRLGNDQTPDFTPVAAPARTGLTANSASNPR, translated from the coding sequence CTGCTTGCTGCTTCCATCATCGTTGGCCCCGTCGTGCTGACGCCGGAGATGAGTTCGGCTGAGGGGCTGCTTGATTTCTTTTTCGGTGGCGGCCGGAAGCAGCAGCAAGCCCCGTCTCTCGGCAATGACAATAATGCGCAATCGCCGACGCCGCGGCCGGTTGTCGGAAGCGCGGGACCTGCCTTCTGCGTGCGCAGCTGCGACGGCAAATACTTTCCGCTGATGCGCGGCGCGGCCTCGCCGACGCAGATGTGCCAGGCTTTCTGTCCGACAAGCCCGACCAAAGTGTTCTTCGGCGCCAGCATCGACAGCGCTTATGCCGCAACTGGCGAACGCTATGCGGACAGCGAGAACGCCTTTGCCTATCGGAAGGCGCTGCGCGCCGACTGCACCTGCAATGGCCACAGTCCCGGCGGCCTGGCACCCATTGATCTCGCGCTGGACGGCTCGCTGCGCCGTGGCGACGCGGTGGCCACCACCGACGGGCTCGTCGCCTATAGCGGCATACGGCTCGGCAATGACCAAACCCCGGATTTCACCCCCGTGGCCGCGCCGGCGCGAACCGGCTTGACGGCAAACAGCGCGTCGAACCCGAGGTGA
- a CDS encoding VOC family protein: MPQQFDRSTEDLGNAVHFEHVNIQVPDQRLATLFYVTGLGLTRDPYLMVSDTNMWINAGRSQFHLPSGKPQVLRGHTGLVIEGREALLARLASVKSKLEGTAFKYAEHNDYVEATCPWGNRIRVHEPDAARFGRITLGIPYVEFDVPTGSAQAICAFYPEIMGMPAALRNGDGKVAAVKTGRDQHLLFRETDRPQPGYDGHHVQMYITDFSGPYRKLLARDLVSREDNQYQYRFCDIVDLDSGKPLFTVEHEVRSATHPMFMRPMVNRNPVVNNRNYAYSHDQASWAMGPDQYEG, from the coding sequence ATGCCGCAACAATTCGATCGATCCACAGAAGATCTCGGCAACGCCGTCCATTTCGAGCACGTCAACATCCAGGTCCCGGACCAGCGTCTCGCCACGCTGTTCTACGTCACCGGGCTCGGGCTGACCCGCGATCCCTATCTGATGGTGTCGGACACCAACATGTGGATCAACGCCGGACGGAGCCAGTTTCACCTGCCCAGCGGCAAGCCTCAGGTGCTGCGCGGCCACACTGGATTGGTCATCGAAGGACGTGAGGCGCTGCTGGCGCGATTGGCTTCGGTCAAGAGCAAGCTCGAAGGCACGGCCTTCAAGTACGCCGAGCACAACGACTATGTCGAAGCGACCTGCCCGTGGGGCAATCGCATCCGCGTCCACGAGCCGGACGCCGCCCGCTTCGGGCGCATCACGCTCGGCATCCCCTATGTCGAGTTCGACGTGCCGACCGGATCGGCGCAGGCCATCTGCGCGTTCTATCCCGAAATCATGGGTATGCCGGCGGCCTTGCGCAACGGCGACGGCAAGGTTGCCGCGGTGAAGACGGGTCGCGACCAGCACCTGCTGTTCCGCGAGACCGATCGGCCACAGCCCGGCTATGACGGTCACCATGTGCAGATGTACATCACGGATTTCTCAGGCCCCTACCGCAAGCTGCTGGCGCGCGACCTGGTCTCGCGCGAGGACAACCAGTACCAGTATCGCTTCTGCGACATCGTCGATCTCGACAGTGGCAAGCCCCTCTTCACCGTCGAGCACGAGGTGCGCAGCGCGACGCATCCGATGTTCATGCGGCCGATGGTCAACCGCAACCCCGTGGTCAACAACCGCAACTACGCCTATAGCCACGATCAGGCGTCGTGGGCGATGGGGCCGGATCAATACGAGGGATAG
- a CDS encoding twin-arginine translocation signal domain-containing protein — MRRRDFIGELGAIGAAAGSTPAVNDGWRMWRAPCPPASFFPFVRHRASLTRETS, encoded by the coding sequence ATGCGACGGCGGGACTTCATCGGCGAACTCGGCGCTATTGGCGCTGCAGCAGGATCGACACCGGCCGTGAATGACGGTTGGAGAATGTGGCGCGCGCCGTGCCCTCCGGCCTCTTTCTTTCCCTTTGTCCGCCATAGAGCGAGCTTAACACGCGAAACGAGTTGA
- a CDS encoding amino acid ABC transporter permease yields MIQLNPHHIWYLITAAQWTVLLSLLAFAGGALVGLPIALMRVSPNRALRIAAGGYIQLIQGTPLLILLFLTYFGLGILGYKLAPLVAAGLALTLYAAAFLGEIWRGCIEAVPRTQWEASDCLGLDRFQQYAYVILPQAVRMAIPPTVGFMVQIVKNTSLASVVGFVELTRAGQIVNNSTFEPFIIFCVVATIYFAMCYPLSLASRFLERSANAGRASH; encoded by the coding sequence ATGATCCAGCTCAACCCGCACCATATCTGGTACCTCATCACGGCCGCACAATGGACGGTGCTGCTGTCGTTGCTTGCGTTCGCGGGCGGCGCGCTGGTCGGCCTGCCGATCGCGCTGATGCGGGTGTCGCCGAACCGGGCGCTGCGCATAGCTGCCGGCGGCTACATCCAACTCATCCAGGGGACGCCGCTTCTAATCCTGCTGTTCCTGACCTATTTTGGCCTCGGCATCCTCGGCTACAAACTGGCGCCGTTGGTGGCCGCGGGCTTGGCGCTGACCTTGTATGCCGCCGCTTTCCTCGGTGAGATCTGGCGCGGCTGTATCGAGGCAGTGCCGCGCACGCAGTGGGAAGCGTCCGATTGCCTCGGCCTCGATCGCTTCCAGCAATACGCCTACGTCATATTGCCGCAAGCCGTCCGAATGGCCATTCCGCCGACGGTAGGCTTCATGGTGCAGATCGTGAAGAACACGTCGCTGGCCTCCGTGGTCGGCTTTGTCGAGCTCACGCGCGCAGGCCAGATCGTCAACAACTCGACCTTCGAGCCCTTCATCATCTTCTGTGTCGTGGCCACCATTTACTTTGCGATGTGCTACCCGCTATCGCTGGCCAGCCGTTTCCTGGAAAGGAGTGCCAATGCAGGCCGCGCCAGCCACTAG
- a CDS encoding DEAD/DEAH box helicase encodes MMALHLLTQWRESGRNGLVFLAESENRAERLGSVIYALDPSCEVLVFPRLNTLPFDQLEPSREIAGRRASVLRRLAKSRQPMFLIATAEAVMERLPAPASLLRMSTALKVGGTFSESELRARLEELGYDLDDEPDYPGGALFHGQTFEIFPAGALGPFRVEHSGRAIKRIVAFDPKEHDIIFETRELLVDPMSERTAMSGARAKRATLFDYCGKAKWIADAGVALHADAWLSTIEEAAGRADREREYLARADWKQATRGMKVMPRTSPFQPTPEFSKLTSARKALRAFVEDVRHDGSRFILVAAIEEDLRAIERMSGVRAERVANWAEVESAGHRDVALLADLDTGFVIAGKKSSVVLTATDVLGSRAHHPQPMARSWSAAFDHADVPEQGTVVVHLQRGIGVLDGLQTVNTGGGAMREMVRLSFAGDNAVLVPPPDLALMWPYATEQGKLALDKADGSTWWARRSEAEQEIQVAGKVLARHINQRKRRKAARLVPPGAPYEKFVARFPYFTTIDQAKAIHDVLDDLASGHPMDRVICGDVGFGKTEVALRAAAAVVLSGKQVAIAVPTTVLARQHVATFRKRFAPLDIEVGSLSRATSGAETRETKEGLRSGRTKVVVGTQALASKDVKFDDLGLVIIDEEQHFGAAEKARLSGLAKNVHTLWMSATPIPRTLAAGLAGFRDLSLIASPPVHRLPVATKIAPLSDAAIASALLREQRRHGQSFLICPRIQDLEPMLARVQAVAPDLKIVCLHGKLPADEIDERMMTFVEGKADVLLATNIVESGLDIPRANTIVVCWPENFGLAQLHQLRGRVGRGGIRAFAYLLTESASVQSEKRLAVLEEFSRPGAGFAISERDLDLRGAGDLFSEQQSGHVQVFGPVLYSHLLKMASEKVDDGMSVVWVPDLNLPVADMLPASYVQSAPVRLELYARAARCASEDDLDDLEEETSRRFGPLPQAARDFFAAARLRLDCKRRGIIRLDVGQAAVAATFLPGRLRKSKGKSLQRDGDRVVYHGPMRDAPFERIEELLELLDES; translated from the coding sequence ATGATGGCGCTGCATCTGCTGACGCAGTGGAGGGAGTCCGGTCGCAACGGTCTCGTGTTCCTCGCCGAAAGCGAGAACAGGGCGGAGCGGCTCGGCAGCGTCATTTACGCGCTCGACCCGTCCTGCGAAGTGCTGGTGTTTCCGCGGCTGAACACCCTGCCGTTCGATCAGCTGGAACCATCGCGCGAGATCGCCGGCCGCAGAGCCTCGGTGCTGCGGCGCCTCGCGAAATCCAGACAGCCGATGTTTCTGATCGCGACGGCGGAGGCCGTGATGGAGCGCCTGCCGGCGCCGGCGAGCCTGTTGCGCATGAGCACGGCCTTGAAGGTCGGCGGCACCTTCTCCGAGAGTGAGCTGCGCGCCCGCCTTGAGGAGCTGGGCTATGATCTCGACGACGAGCCGGATTATCCCGGCGGCGCCCTGTTTCACGGCCAGACGTTCGAAATCTTTCCTGCAGGCGCACTCGGTCCGTTCCGGGTGGAGCATTCCGGGCGCGCCATCAAGCGGATCGTGGCGTTCGACCCGAAAGAGCACGACATCATCTTCGAGACCAGGGAGCTTCTCGTCGATCCCATGTCGGAGCGAACAGCCATGTCAGGCGCGCGGGCCAAGCGTGCGACGCTGTTCGACTATTGCGGCAAGGCCAAGTGGATCGCTGATGCGGGCGTCGCCTTGCATGCTGATGCCTGGCTGAGCACGATCGAGGAGGCCGCCGGCCGCGCGGACAGGGAGCGCGAATATCTGGCACGTGCCGACTGGAAGCAGGCGACCCGCGGCATGAAGGTGATGCCGCGAACCTCTCCGTTCCAGCCGACGCCGGAATTCTCCAAGCTGACATCAGCCAGGAAAGCCCTGCGCGCCTTCGTCGAGGACGTCAGGCACGACGGTTCGCGGTTCATCCTCGTCGCAGCGATTGAGGAGGATCTGCGCGCAATCGAGCGGATGAGCGGCGTGCGCGCGGAGCGCGTCGCGAACTGGGCGGAGGTGGAGAGCGCCGGTCACCGCGACGTGGCGCTGCTCGCCGATCTCGATACAGGCTTCGTCATTGCGGGCAAGAAGTCTTCCGTCGTCCTGACCGCGACCGATGTGCTCGGCAGCCGTGCGCATCATCCGCAGCCGATGGCGCGAAGCTGGAGCGCGGCCTTCGATCATGCCGACGTGCCGGAGCAGGGCACGGTGGTCGTGCATCTCCAGCGCGGCATCGGCGTGCTCGATGGCCTGCAGACCGTCAACACCGGCGGCGGCGCGATGCGCGAGATGGTCCGGCTGTCCTTCGCCGGCGACAATGCGGTTCTCGTGCCGCCGCCGGATCTGGCGCTGATGTGGCCCTATGCGACTGAGCAAGGCAAGCTCGCGCTGGACAAGGCGGATGGCAGTACGTGGTGGGCCCGCCGCAGCGAGGCGGAGCAGGAGATCCAGGTCGCCGGCAAGGTGCTTGCCAGGCACATCAACCAGCGCAAGCGACGCAAGGCGGCCAGGCTGGTCCCGCCGGGCGCGCCTTACGAGAAATTCGTCGCGCGCTTTCCCTATTTCACGACGATCGATCAGGCCAAGGCCATCCACGACGTGCTCGACGATCTCGCGTCCGGCCATCCCATGGACCGCGTGATCTGCGGCGACGTCGGATTCGGCAAGACCGAGGTGGCGCTGCGCGCGGCGGCGGCCGTGGTGCTCTCGGGCAAGCAGGTGGCGATCGCGGTGCCGACGACCGTGCTGGCCCGGCAGCACGTCGCGACTTTCCGCAAGCGCTTTGCGCCGTTGGACATCGAAGTCGGAAGCCTCTCGCGCGCCACATCGGGCGCGGAGACGCGGGAGACCAAGGAAGGCCTTCGCAGCGGTCGGACCAAGGTCGTGGTCGGAACGCAGGCGCTTGCGTCGAAGGACGTCAAGTTCGACGATCTCGGCCTCGTCATCATCGACGAGGAGCAGCATTTTGGCGCCGCCGAGAAGGCCAGGCTGTCCGGGCTTGCGAAGAATGTCCATACGCTCTGGATGAGCGCCACGCCGATCCCGCGCACGCTGGCTGCGGGGCTCGCCGGCTTCAGGGATCTCAGCCTGATCGCCTCGCCGCCGGTGCACCGGTTGCCGGTCGCGACCAAGATCGCGCCCCTGTCCGATGCAGCGATCGCCTCGGCCTTGCTGCGCGAGCAGCGGCGGCACGGCCAGAGCTTCCTGATCTGCCCGCGCATCCAGGATCTCGAGCCGATGCTGGCGCGCGTGCAGGCGGTGGCGCCCGATCTCAAGATCGTCTGTCTGCACGGTAAATTGCCGGCCGACGAGATCGACGAGCGCATGATGACCTTCGTCGAAGGCAAGGCCGACGTGCTGCTGGCCACCAACATCGTCGAGAGCGGGCTGGACATCCCGCGCGCCAACACCATCGTGGTGTGCTGGCCGGAAAATTTCGGTCTTGCCCAGTTGCACCAGCTGCGCGGACGCGTCGGCCGCGGCGGCATCCGCGCCTTCGCCTATCTCCTGACCGAGTCGGCTTCGGTGCAATCAGAGAAGCGGCTCGCCGTGCTGGAAGAGTTCAGTCGGCCGGGGGCGGGCTTCGCCATCAGCGAGCGCGACCTCGATCTCCGCGGCGCGGGCGATCTGTTCTCGGAGCAGCAATCCGGCCACGTCCAGGTGTTCGGCCCGGTGCTCTACAGCCATTTGCTCAAGATGGCGTCCGAAAAGGTCGACGACGGCATGTCCGTGGTGTGGGTGCCCGACCTCAATCTGCCGGTCGCCGACATGCTGCCGGCGAGCTACGTGCAATCCGCGCCGGTGCGGCTTGAGCTCTATGCCCGTGCCGCACGCTGCGCCAGCGAAGACGATCTCGACGATCTTGAGGAAGAAACCTCGCGCCGCTTCGGGCCCTTGCCGCAAGCCGCTCGCGACTTCTTCGCCGCGGCGCGGCTGCGGCTCGACTGCAAGCGCAGAGGCATCATCCGCCTCGATGTCGGGCAGGCGGCGGTGGCCGCGACGTTCCTGCCGGGGCGATTGCGGAAGTCCAAGGGCAAGTCGCTGCAGCGCGATGGCGATCGCGTCGTCTACCACGGCCCGATGCGCGATGCCCCGTTCGAGCGGATCGAGGAATTGCTGGAGCTTCTCGACGAGTCGTGA